The following nucleotide sequence is from Drosophila kikkawai strain 14028-0561.14 chromosome 2L, DkikHiC1v2, whole genome shotgun sequence.
CAAGCTGCAGCGAGATAATGGCTGCCATTAGTAACAAAGGTTCCCTTAAAGTGTTTACCCCTTAATTGAAGTTCGCGGGAAAAGCCTTGAAAATAAAGcggaaaagtaaaaaaggCCTGATCGGTTCTCTAGAATTACACAGATATATTCCCATGACATtaaattccttttgttttttgttttatgaatGAATGCAATTTATGTAGGCGATGTTGGCGATCCTCGCTCAACTCACTTTAATCGGTTTCCATTCTCATTTCGCGATCTTTTCAGTTCCGCGTTAATACATCTCGGCGGGTTCTCTCTCAGGTGGTCACTGAGGTGAGTCACTGGTGTGTGTCTGTCTCataagtaatttttatttgaatcaTTAATGCTACACACGTCTCCCCCGTTTAAGACGCTTCCTTAAAATACACTCTGGTGTATATACGCACATCTGTATCTCAGTGAAATCCCGCTGCCAAGTATTTTGTTTGTCCGAACATTTTAGCTTCAATTTTATCAGTAATCACTTGATTGTTCATGGCTATATAGCGCGCAAGCACTAAAGATACTTAGGAGTATGTAGTCAGATTGCCCGTCTCGGGGACTTTATTGATAATGCAAGTTGCAGACAGTTGTCATTAAATATTTCGCCATCAGAAAGCTAATGCAGTAATTCGATTTCAAAAGGCCTGTGACGAAATCTAGGTTTTAGAGCTTATGGTGTtactatacatatacataccaTATATGTaggtataaatatgaatatagtataataatattttgtgtgtgtttacgATATAACAGATAAGATATGACGAAAAGAGGTTTTGGAATGTTAACGATAGTAGATGTCTAAACGCTGGGATTTGGGTAATCAATCAAAATTGTGTCGAACGGCATGATAAGCAAGAAGCAATTGTGGGGCTTACTAATATTTATGAGTCCGGGGATCTTGAAGcttttggaaatatatttcattgtttctaaaatgtttgattcaattcaattaaattaacgTTTACTAAAAACTAAGACAAGTAAAGtacgttttatttatattactttttattatttactttgcaACCCATAGTTGTAGCATTAAAAACATACCACCTCTGGCTTTGCAGCATCAAGCACAAGTGgtttaaaattcccaagtacaAAGATTTATTTGattgtaaattgtttattttcgcTTTTGAGAACAGTGATGAAGTGTTAAATTGTCTGCGTTTGAAAAATCCCGTCTTTCataattgtttgtttatgaGCAAACATTTTATGGACGTGAGACACATGACAAGGCGAGACAAATCAAAGTGAAAATAGATCGCAAATATCGAAATGAAATTTCGCATTACGTTTGTAATGAAAGCGGGCACAACACacatttggttttattttttttttttagatgcATTACATATGTGAGTGTCAGTTTGTATTTCGCAGAATTCGAGAAAATCCCGGGACGGACCAAAAACCGGAACCTCCTTGCAAGGCATTAAACGGTTTTTTCCATCTCCGAAGTGAGACGCctgagagacagagagagagacgagAGTGCAATAAACTGCAAACAACATAAATTCTTATGCTAAAAAATTGCCTTCGCCTTTAGTTGTTCTTGGAAAATCACGCGGCTCTGCCTCAGGGTCAACAACGTGTTGCACAGTTTATTATtggcttatttttatttttcacttttcatttATGCCTGTATTGGTTTATTCAAGTGCGTTTTTAATTACAGGTTCTGGCCAACGCACGAATATCTGttgtattttgatttatttgcactCACTTCACAGTAATACTTTTGGAGCAGCTTATTCTCAAGTTTAATATTGACTTTTATTCAAACTTTAATTCCTTGATTAATTAGAACCGATGCTTAAACTGCGTCACAACACGAAACACAATTTGGCGTGATCACACGCTTCGAAAACGCGAAACTGACCCAAACCGAGTGAAGCTCTGCGGATCGGAGCATAGGCGCACGTCTGACGGGTTGAACAATCGTCGGCTGACTGAAAGCGAATAAACCGGAGACAGCAACTCCAAGCCCCAACAACGCTGGGGAGCACCAAGAGCGCCGCGCAAATCCGCTGGAGCATGAGCATAAAGCCCTCGGTTTGGGGCTCGGAAGTACACGTGACGTTCGGTTCGCATTTGTGCTCTCCAACGATCTGACCTGAGCACCGCCGACCTGTCCCTGGCGATTACCGAAAATTTATATTGATGGCTCTCGAACTATGGCCATGATATTGAAAATCAATttgtaaattgaaaaatgtggatatgtacatatttcttAAAGTTGTGCAAAAGCAGGAAAGCACATAAAAGACtaagatttttaaatcttaTCCTTAAACCGTAAAATCAGTATtgtaaaaagtttaatttatggaaatataatattaagacCTCTTTAAAATCTagtttttccaaattaaataataacccATCTATTAAGTTAATTACCTTATTTAACAGTTAAAGGTCTTggttattatagaattttattcaaaatataataaaatataatataatgcaattttgtattatgtattaaaatatttatagattttcttGTGCACGTTTTATTCTTATGCTTCTTATATTTAAGGAAGAAGATTTTCTAACTGCTCAAGTTGGAAATTACATAATATGGACATATTTTTTgagattattattttattattaaatattaatttgattattgtgactttttaaacatttatactCGTTATGTACTCTTCAGCTTCAAATTTCGTCCGCCAAAGACCGATAATTATCGACAAATTAGCTATCGATATTTGGCAAATTTcccttaaaaacaaattctgaTATTACTTAAAAACagttacaaatatttaagcttgCGTTTTCTTTTCAATGAGAATATCagcaatatatttttactagtCTCTAAAATTAGATATAATATCGAGTTATAATTTTccctaataaaataaaccctTGTAAATTGTGTAAAAGATATTTAAGATAATTTCTATTACTATCCGACCTTTAAAAGCCACATTACTGCAACcgtaattttacaaatttaaaaaatatcgctTGACAAATAGCAACTATCGCACCACACACTCACATAGAGTGCCATCTCCAACGCTCCGCTCTATCGATAGGCGCAGTCACCGTTTCGGCCACCACTACGCTCGACCTATTTTCAGTAGCAGCAATCTCAAGAAAAAAGGCAATATTTTGCGAAAAAGCGACTGAGGAGCCCCGGAAAAAGCAGCTAATCGAAGTAAGCGACTATTTCTATGCAACGCAAagggacgacgacggcgaGAGGAGCAATCGTAGTGTAAGCAAATGTGCGCAAAATGAAAGTGACAATCAAGTCATGGACGGGAGTTGCAACTTGGCGTTGGATAGCGAATGACGAGAACTGCGGAATTTGTCGCATGTCCTTCGAGAGCACCTGCCCGGAGTGCGCGCTGCCCGGTGACGACTGCCCGCTGGTGTGGGGTGTCTGCTCCCATTGCTTCCACATGCACTGCATCGTCAAGTGGCTGAACCTGCAACCGTTGAACAAACAGTGTCCCATGTGCCGCCAGAGCTGGAAGTTCAACATACATTAAACACCAACCAACCAACGTCCTAGCATAATCGATAAAattagcagcagcagaaaccaAGTAAACATTGTCCAGTTGTCGCGAATGAGAATGGAGCACAGTGATACCCAGCCGCACCTGCCGGCGGGTCTGCCCCCACTGCCAAAAAGCCTgagcgccgccgccgctgcttcCTCAGTAGCGTCTCCGCCTGTTGCTGTTACTCCACTGATGATGCCCCGCACTGCGTCGCCGGCGTCCGTCAGCGTGGCCGCTCTGACCG
It contains:
- the lmgA gene encoding anaphase-promoting complex subunit 11; amino-acid sequence: MKVTIKSWTGVATWRWIANDENCGICRMSFESTCPECALPGDDCPLVWGVCSHCFHMHCIVKWLNLQPLNKQCPMCRQSWKFNIH